The following coding sequences lie in one Saccharopolyspora hordei genomic window:
- a CDS encoding MOSC domain-containing protein, which produces MNVAVVRTEEWTGRVGRSGIDKRPVQHPVLFERSGVRGDTVCDREHHGAWYQAAYAFDREELEHWSQVLGRELVPGNAGENLTLVGVDSSSAVIGERWRIGGAVLRVTGPRTPCRVFAGFWDVPSLVKQFSAHGRTGAYLAVEEPGEIAAGDTVEVLSRPEHGVQVAEVFAVSMNRGDGLLEHVERGLADLPEEWRASLAAKLASARSGTR; this is translated from the coding sequence GTGAACGTTGCGGTCGTGCGCACCGAGGAGTGGACCGGGCGGGTCGGCCGCAGCGGGATCGACAAGCGGCCGGTGCAGCACCCGGTGCTGTTCGAGCGGTCCGGGGTGCGCGGGGACACGGTGTGCGACCGCGAGCACCACGGCGCGTGGTACCAGGCGGCGTACGCCTTCGACCGGGAAGAGCTCGAGCACTGGTCGCAGGTGCTGGGGCGGGAGCTGGTGCCGGGCAACGCGGGGGAGAACCTCACGCTGGTCGGCGTCGACAGCAGCTCGGCGGTCATCGGTGAGCGCTGGCGGATCGGCGGGGCGGTGCTCCGGGTGACCGGACCGCGCACGCCGTGCCGGGTCTTCGCCGGGTTCTGGGACGTTCCCTCCTTGGTGAAGCAGTTCAGCGCGCACGGCCGCACCGGCGCCTACCTCGCGGTGGAGGAGCCGGGCGAGATCGCGGCGGGGGACACCGTCGAGGTGCTGTCCCGGCCCGAGCACGGGGTGCAGGTGGCTGAGGTGTTCGCGGTGTCGATGAACCGGGGTGACGGACTGCTCGAGCACGTCGAGCGCGGGCTGGCCGACCTGCCGGAGGAGTGGCGCGCGTCGCTGGCCGCCAAGCTGGCTAGTGCGCGGAGCGGCACTCGATGA